In the Girardinichthys multiradiatus isolate DD_20200921_A chromosome 4, DD_fGirMul_XY1, whole genome shotgun sequence genome, one interval contains:
- the LOC124867252 gene encoding gonadotropin subunit beta-1: MQLFIMAAVLALAEVGCFGCHLKNVSIPVERCGQEVCIHTTICEGLCYNEDVVFESPEEVPEHRICNGDWSYEVKHIEGCSESITYPVATSCSCSKCNTKDTYCGRLYAHIPSC, translated from the exons ATGCAGTTGTTTATCATGGCAGCAGTACTGGCACTGGCAGAGGTGGGGTGCTTCGGTTGCCACCTGAAAAACGTCAGCATCCCCGTGGAGAGATGTGGCCAGGAAGTGTGCATTCACACCACAATCTGTGAAGGGCTGTGCTACAACGAG GATGTTGTTTTTGAAAGCCCTGAAGAGGTGCCTGAGCATAGGATCTGCAACGGGGACTGGTCCTATGAGGTGAAACACATCGAGGGGTGTTCAGAAAGCATTACTTACCCTGTGGCCACAAGCTGCTCTTGTTCTAAATGCAACACAAAAGACACATACTGTGGCCGCCTTTACGCACACATACCCAGCTGCTAA